In the Rhea pennata isolate bPtePen1 chromosome 25, bPtePen1.pri, whole genome shotgun sequence genome, one interval contains:
- the ARL8A gene encoding ADP-ribosylation factor-like protein 8A: MLALFNKLLDWFRALFWKEEMELTLVGLQYSGKTTFVNVIASGQFNEDMIPTVGFNMRKITKGNVTIKLWDIGGQPRFRSMWERYCRGVSAIVYMVDAADQEKIEASKNELHNLLDKPQLQGIPVLVLGNKRDLPGALDEKELIEKMNLSAIQDREICCYSISCKEKDNIDITLQWLIQHSKSRRS, translated from the exons ATGCTGGCGCTCTTCAACAAGCTGCTGGACTGGTTCCGGGCGCTCTTCtggaaggaggagatggagcTGACCCTGGTGGGGCTGCAGTACTCGGGCAAGACCACCTTCGTTAACGTGATCGCG TCAGGACAGTTCAATGAAGACATGATCCCGACAGTGGGCTTTAATATGAGGAAGATCACCAAGGGGAACGTTACCATAAAG CTCTGGGACATTGGTGGCCAGCCTCGTTTTCGCAGCATGTGGGAGCGATACTGCCGCGGAGTGAGTGCCATTGT ataCATGGTGGATGCCGCTGATCAGGAGAAAATAGAGGCTTCAAAGAACGAGCTTCATAACCTACTTGACAAGCCACAGCTCCAGGGCATCCCG GTCCTAGTCCTTGGAAACAAACGAGACCTCCCTGGTGCCTTGGACGAGAAGGAGCTCATTGAGAAGAT GAACCTGTCTGCCATCCAGGACCGAGAGATCTGTTGCTACTCTATCTCCTGCAAAGAAAAGGACAATATTG ACATCACCCTACAGTGGCTTATTCAGCACTCGAAGTCTAGGAGAAGCTGA